CGTTTAGATTTACAAGAGATGGCGATCGAAAAGCTTTGAATCCTAAGAAAAAGGCTAATGGAAAATATTATCTTCCTCATGCATGTTTCACATtgagaaaaacacaaaaatacatCCTCTTACAAGTGCTAAAAGATGTGAAAGTTCCAGATGGATATGCTTCAAATATCTCAAGTTGTGTTGATCTCAAGAAACAAACAATTCATGGGTTGAAGAGTCATGACTGCCACATTTTAATGCAACAACTCCTTTTGATTGCCTTGCCGAATCTCTTGCCAGGGAATGTACTTACGCCATTGATTGAATTAAGTAATTTCTTTAGGGGCATTTGTTCAAAAGATTTGAAGATAGGTGACTTAGGAAAACTCCAAGATTGAGTTGCAATAACTCTATGTCATTTGGAGAGAATATTTCCTCCATCTTTCTTTGATATCATGGAATATCTACTTATCCATTTAGCAGAAGAAGCAATGTTGGGAGGACCTTCACAATATCGCTCTATGTGGTTTATCGAAAGGTATCATTTTGTTTTTTGTCATCACACTTACAAGAAATTGTATTTGTGTTCTAAAAATTGTCTATTTTAGGTTCCTGCTTTGTCTTAAAAACTACGTAAGGAATAGACGTTATATAGAAGGTGCGATTGCAAAGGGACGTTGGATAGACGACTTAATGAAGTTTTTCTCATGGTATTTAGATGACGTCGAGAATAAATCTAATCCATCTTTAATAAATGATTTTTCATCTAATGAAATGACTGACCCAGAGGGTCGTCGATCAAGTAGAGAGAAAGGATTTAAGGTTAATGACATTACACGTGCTCAAGCCCACATAAATGTTTTATTTAACTCTACCTCCACAACTTCATATCGTGGGTAAGTATTAGATCATAATataattagaaattaattattaaataattttatttcagtttttatTAAATAGCTATGTGTTATACTTCTGTAGTGAacatataaaagaaatcaagaaagaaaatCCTCGTCTATCAAGATATAATGTGGATTGAATTCATAATGAATGATTTCAACTATGGTTTAGAAATCATGTAAATATCAACTagctaaaatattttctcatttattacTATATAGGtaattataacttttagatCACATCTTTATTTTTGAATGCTAGGTCGAGAAGAAGCATATGGTTGGTGAAACAATATATGAGGATATTCAAACTTTATCTATTGTCCCATTAATACAAACAAAAAGAATGACTTGTTATATATGTGATGGAGTTAGACACTTAACAGAGTCTCGTGATGTTAAGAGAAAAACTCAAAATAGTGGTATTATGTTAAAGGCTGTACCTTAAAGTTACGCAAGCACAAAAGATAGAAAATCCCATATTGGCAGAGGCTTCTTTTTATGGAATCCTCACAgacataattgagttatattATTTCAAGAATCTCAAGTTTGTATTGTTTGAATGTAAATGGGTGAACAATAAGAAGGGGCTTATTGAGAAAGATTATCatgtgttaaagaatgacaaaagtcccacatcggcggttaatgagatgggtggactccttataaggcttggtcaatcctcctccctttgatctagcttttggggtgtgactTAGGCCTAacacctaatttcacatggtatcagagcagggcccatCTCACCGATGTTGAggcccccaaaatcaaaattgccccacgcaccagatgctaagcactgggcatgaggtggggtgttaaagaatgacaaaagtcccacatctgTGATTAATGAGAttggtggactccttataaggcttgggaaatcctcctccctttgaactagcttttggggtgtgagttagacctaagacctaatttcacattattaaTTTACTCTTGtgaattttaatcatttacTCTATACAAAACATCAGTTATGAGATAAACCATTCATCTTTGCTTCTCAAGCTCAACAAGTGTTTTATGTCGATCATCCTATGGAAATGGAGTGGCAAATGGTTGTTAAAGTAAAGACAAGAGGTTTATGATTAAGGTGATGACACAACAACAATTGATCATAAGGAAAGACATATGGAGTTGTGGCCTGAATAGCAATTGGATGACACAACATTTGAAACTGAAGAAGACATTGAATGAGTTAGAGAAGGAGTACCAGGATTAGAAATCGACCCAGAAACTTTGGTAAGTAATGAAGCATATGATGAAGATGAGAACATATCTTAGTTTTTGTTACTATAGTAGTATAATCTCTATTTCAGTACAATTGATTGTTGAACAATAGTGACTTTGATGTTTTTACTCTTCATTCTGCTGTTAAAAtctcatatgtttatatgtattattattttacatgatagttagttattattttatacttgtgTATAGTTATTTGGAAGGATTCATAGCTGCTAAGGAACATCGTTGAAAtgacaagaaaaagacagagaaaTTCTAGTCAAGGTGAGCTTTTATATGATTCTTCGaagcaacaaaaacaaaaaatcagaAGTATGTCAATGCCTCAACCATCCCAAAATTTGCCACAAAATGAAAGAGCTGAACTTCATGATACAAAAAATCTTCTATGTATTTAATATCATGATATTTATTCTTCCTTTCATAGTATAAAGTAGTTAGATAATTtttatagaaataataaatttgtctCTTTTTATCTTTGATTATTTATAGATTCTGAGCAGCAAAAACAACAAATCGGAAGTATGCCAATGCCTCAACCGccccaaaattggccacaaaatgAAAGAGATGAATCCTATGATGCAAAAAATCTTCGAGgtattaaataacataaaatatattcttaCTTTCATAGTATCAAGTAGTtggataatttttatataaataatgaatttgcctctttttgtctttgattatttatagattttgagaaacaaaaacaacaaatcgGAAGTATGTCAATGCCTCAACGCCcaaaaattggccacaaaatgAAACAGTTGAAtcacatgataaaaaaaatcttctagGTATTAAATATCATGATATTTATTCTTCCTTTCATAGTATAAAATAgttagataattttatataaataataaatttacctCTTTTTATCTTTGATTATTTATAGATTCTAATGAGAGTGAAGAGCAGTCTAAGCAAACTAGGGGTCCCACTATGATGCACTCGGGATGGGGGAAACACGGTGGAAATTTAcatattgaattgaatgaacatGGTCAAGTTATTGGGTCAGAAGGAAATAGGATGAGTTCAAAACATGGTGTGCTAGCACGAAATGACATCTTAGCGTCACTGAATTATAAAGATTGGAGGCTTGTACCTATTATGTACAAGGATAGAATATGGGCTCATATCAAGGTTCTTAGATACACAAAACCTATATACTAAGatgtttctatttttatatttaattttataaatgaattGTGTATTAAATATATGTACTGGAAAATACTAACGCAACTGATGACATGAAGCGCATACTGATGATGTCATTTGGATCTAAATAGAAAGAATTAAAGCATGAAGCAAAAAACATTGGATATGCCCCATATAACAATGATATTGAGCGTTTAGCTCATCGTCCAGATAGAGTTGAAGAACATCAGTGGCGttcattagtttattattgGAGATCAAAAGAAGCAAAGGTATGTGCTAGGTTTCTACTTATGCATTTGCTCTACTAAATGAGAATTTCATACAGgttatcataaattattaatgtCGTGTTTTCCCTGATTATACTTCTTATTGTAGAACAGTTAGAAGTTCTTTCTGATTTGTCCCTTTCTTCTAATTGGCTGAAATAATGTTGTTGTACATTCCCAGTTTGCCAACCTGCACAAAATGTTCTTGTATAGAGATTGATTGCACTTTGGCAAACTCAACTATgctgtttttttatatttttttcttggatatttcttttatatattcaaGATTGCACATGTACTCTTATATATTACTAGTTAAAATACCCTCGCTTTGCGCGGGAGtttaatattacaaaatttgtaaaataatacTTCAACTATATCGGTCATTAAACCTAAAACTCTATATTCTCTTACGCACAAGATTAtgtagtaagaaccattaaCGATGTAAAggaacataaataattattgcatcttatcatttatccttaataatataagcataaacTAATGACTGTAAAAATACATACCAGGAACTGTAAGATAAGCAATGATGCCTGTTAGCCACTCAACAGGAGCAAggtacataaatatttaattatgaagaagaagaggtttagaattttcatttttctaaaatggGATGAAAACTCTCTACTTATTGTGTGAATAAAGGATAGTGTTGAAgaatatttattgtgccttatcggaaaTATTACAACTAATTGAAAAAGTTACAACGCTTCGGTAATGTCTCAACCTTTCAGAatagtcacaacttttcataaaagtcgcaactcttcattaaagtcgcaactcttcattaaagttgcaactcttcattaaagtcgcaagttttcataaaagtcgcaactgtttaaaaaagtcacaactctttaaaAGAGAATGCTtgtttgtggtggcgccacgtagACCTGCCTAAGgttctattttatataattatatgattgtttttaaatttctagGAAAAGAGTGAGAGAAACAAAGAAAGTCAAAAAAATTGACTATGCCACACACATCAGGGAGAAAAAGTCATCTTCAAATTATACACGATGTATGAACTAatcgttatttatttttttgtaatttatatattaaataatacttaTTGTGAATGTTTAATGTCAATCCCTTTCTATTCAAacaaatgatgaagatgaataATGGTGTAAAGACAACTCGTATTGAGGTATTCAACTCACATTAGAGCGAATGAAGAACCAGGTAATGAGATAGGTGGTGAAGTTATGGTAAGCTCTtactctttaaaaatatatcggtactttctttttattacaattttttaagaaaacttCTCATTACTTTACCTTTCtttcaaaaagaaacaaatggaTGATCTTGCCGAGGTGTATCCTGAGTTTAACGTCCCTGGAAGTGCTCCTAATGATATGTACTACCATGTAATGGATCAGACACTCATAGAATTGTTCGTACTCTAGGAAATGGAGCATCTCCTATCTTAGTATATGGCCCCGTATATAAACGATTTTAGGCTGAAAAACGAGATTTTGATGCAAGAGTTGAGATAGAAGTTCAAAAAGCTACCTCAGCTATGAAAATTCAGATGATCGAGAAGATGTATGAAGCAAAAAAAGAGATGGAATCGATGGATAAAAAGTTGTTAGAGGCGAAAGAGGAAGCAAAAGAGATTAACGAAGCGATGGAGAGAAAATTATCAGAAGCAAAAAGGGATATGGAAGAAATTATAGCGGATAAAGTGAAGGAATGAAATACAAGCATATCTAGAGTCTTTTGTGAATTAATATTGATGCAATTTTAAATCAAAGAAGGTGAAATAATTGTGTTGCCCACCAAAAAAGTACCTTTTTAGATGAAAAGATAGTTTCTCTTAATTATAATAGCCTTCCTCTTTTGCAATATGTTCCTGATAACCAACATAAAGATTGtcaacaacatcatcacttgTTCCAGGTGTTCACACAAGAGAGGTTAGAGAAAATTCagtaaaattctaaattttattttaatttgcgTAAGTCCTGACATTTATATGATCACAAGATCAACTAATTCCTCTTTCTTGTTTAATATGGATTAATCGACAAACATGTTACTTTTGATCATGTAATAGTCTTTAGTTGGATTTGGAGTTGTAGTTTTAGAATTTGCTCATATTGCTTTTGATAAGCTAATTGTTTGATTCTACTCTGTTTTAGCCCTCTGTTTCTGCCTTACGGAATGGTAAGTTGCATTGAGTACATTACAGTGATGTTATGGTTTGATGTGTGGCTTATTGTGTGTTATGATGGAAACTAGTGTTTCCTGCTTTGTTTTTCCTTTGAGTTTCATTGGTATGTTGAAAAATGTTGAATTTGATAAGTTTTTACTTGAACTTAATATGGGCTACAAAAAATTCATTATCTCATAATCTAGATTGTCTTTTTTTACAAGGTAAAGGTTTATTGACTAAAGTACCAATAAGCTACCAAAAGCAAAAGTTGATTACTCTTTCCACTTCTTCAACAGTGAAAGGCCTCTCCAACCACTCACTATCTTCATTTCGTAATTTTCTCTAAGTATCATCTTCCCAACTTGGTCTCCAACCTTCAGTTTCAGTAAAAGGATCTTGATAAAATCCGTGAATATGATCCTTAATCAACTCATCTTCCTCAACAAGCTTCCTTCCATCATTCATTTATCAATAAGATTAATTCTAATTAGTGTTTTTATCTCCATTCTGCAACCACAAGCATCTGGATTTCTGTCTCCAACTTATTTCTTTAGATGTTGCATTTTCCTCTAACGCTTTGATAAATTTGTTCCTTTCAACTTCTAATTGCTCATTGCTCTGGTTATTTCTTAAAGCCTTTCAAATGCTTTACTCATCCTCACTTGTAAGTTGCTGAATGCTTCCttgttccatttttttaaatctgCCTTTCCAATGCTTTACTCTTCCTCACATCTGGTTCACCTTGTCTGTCATATGATTTCCATCAACTGTGTATTAAATCAACAAATATGCGGTGTTCAATATACCAAATATTCCCCCACTACTCCCTTGTGCTTTCAATTCGACCAATCTGTCCATCTAGAACCACCAACGTATTTGATACAAGGTAAATCAATCACCTTCATTTTGTCAAAGATAAGTTTATGTTTGagcatttttgaattttataacaAAGGGATCTGAATTTTCTGATTGAGTACCTATATTGAAAGTGCTTCCGTCTTAGCTTGTCTTACCTAGAGTTGGTCTTATGTTTGATTGAAGCACAACATATTGACTATTATTGATTTAGTCgtattgaataatattttatcttagGAGATGATAAAATTTGGGTATACTGTTTGCACTTTGTATTTAAGGATGATTTGTGCTAATGTCCATTACATTAGACTCAAGAGATGTCTACAAGTTCATACATGAATGATATTTCTGTAGAATCAGATAAGTATGTATAGTTATAACTATTATACGATATGTCAAGAGAAGGTGCATTAGGAAAGACTCTGCCATTCCATGGTCTAGCTCTTAGAGTTCAATGGAACCATTCATGATGAATGTTTTTAGGAATCCACCAGTATTGAATGTCCAGTTAAACTCACCCCTGGAAGGATCATTTTCCTATTCCATGACGAAAGGGAACGATGAAAATCAGTTTTTAGATTAATCCCAACCTTCATTCCAGGTAAATATGATTCACCTGGATTGTAAAAACTTTGCCACAGGTAGTACTGAGGCTTATCCTCGGTTGCATCTCGAACAACAAGTTGCTTGAATCAAGGAGTTGTGCTACTGGATTTTGCTCATGTCTAGTTGAATCAGAGGACCACATTACTCTGCCAGAACCATTTATAAGAGTAAGAATTCCTTGTCTGGTAAAATTTAGCGCACTGGCTGTGTCGTTCAGTGAATTTTCTCCATTACAGGTTAGAACTTGAGAAAAAATGAGTTATACGCTGATTTTAGTACTACAAAAACAACTTCCTCTCAATCCCAAGCAAGTTGTAGTAGGTGGACAGCTAGCTAAAACTAGTCATTTTATGATGAATCCTCGGAATACTCATATAAAGATGTTAATTCACTAAAATGTACCTGGGAGGAGCTGATTGTAACCGTTGTGACCAGCATGAAGTCTTGCCAACATGCTAATAAATAGAGCATTGTTATAAGTGGCAGGCTCAGTTTGATCATAGTGTCTGTTCGATCCGTGAAGTTGTCATAGGCATCAGGTCCACCAATAAGAGAACGAGTAAGGAGATTAGGATCACTTGCCTTTCTACTATAACCTTGCATAGCCTTCCCGAATGCTAACAAAACTAGAATTCACCTTAAACGAGACATGGAGGAAGCTCCGTGGTGTACTTGTCTTAGGTTATTGTTTCCATATCCCACCCTGTAACTTGTTGCTCTCAGGTTGTCACCAAGAATGTAGTACACGTATAAAAACATCAAACATGATGATTAGTTTACCAAGGACACGTtgttcttttttactttttcagcAGTGACTGTAAAACTTGTAATATAAATCTCCTCATCTTGTTGATTATCTTTGTTTATGCTACTATCATTAAGAGCTGCAAAATAATTGTATGTGTTGATGCCTTCTTCTCTTTCCATTTGTTCATTCTTTTTGTGCATGGagtctattttttttgttgaataaggaaacatattattttgtccAAAAGTGACTAAACTTGCTGCACTAACTAGCAGGGAAAATATTTACATCCATCACAGGAGCACTAGAAAAAATACTGGGACTTCCATGTATATACATAGATGAAGAGTGGGCTGAAGCTATATTTATCCTTCTAAGGAACTCTTCTTCTTGCTTGTCTGCACACAAAACGACCAAAGTTGATGGAGGAGGGCTCGAAAATGTAGTAGTCCAAACAGTAGGGGTGCTTCCTCTATTGTAAAAATCTAAGACTGCTAGGCTATCTACTAATTTGTTCTTTTCTCTGTAGACATGGTAGACAGTAGGATCACCCAGCCTTTGAAGGAGGCAACTGCAGTCAAATAAAAGAGGTAAAAAGTTAGTAAAATCAGTATTAATTAGATTAACTAGCAGCTCAGCATGCACGTTTATTTCCAAAGGCAAAAGTTGATGTTCCCATGCTAAATGTAAGCCCTTGAGCAAAGCATGTAATTCTGTGTCTAAGGCATCTGCAGTGGCCACAAGGCCTGATAATCCCAAGATCCAATATCcaacataaagaaaaaatttgagatAGAGTGCCCACTTCTTCCCTGAATGAAGCAACCTTGGAGCATGTCAGAAAAAGGTGGGTTATAGATACCATATCACCCAAATTACAAAGCTGACAAATCGGTGAGGGGATGCAAGAGATGTGGTGAAGGTAGCAGGAGGTTGGTAGTCATCCATGGTGTAATACTAGAGATTATTTTATGAGTAGAccacttcttgcattgtgtgtcCATCCCTGTTACGTCTTCTTCTGGTTGCTAATATTCATCTATTCCTCTCTTGTTCTTTTGACACTGATTTTTAAGTTCATGAATGTGATCCTCCCTTACTATACTCTGCCATTTAAAGTCCTTGTAAGAGGAGAAGATTTGTAAAACGGGCCATCTTCTAAATAATGTGATTGTCCCTTACTATACACTGCCGTTTCAAATCTTCAGATACAACTTTCTAATCTGGCGGTTTAAGACAATAATATCTTCGTAAGCTGCTTGCTCATGGCTGGCGAATTTGATCATGTTGCTTTCGATAAGTTAATTGATCAATTCTGCTCAAATTCTCCCTACTTTTGTCTGTATAGAATGTTAAGTTTCATTGAGTTCAGTACAGTGATATTATGGTTTGCTGTGTGGCTTATTGTGTGTTTTGACGGAAACTAGTGCATTGTTCAAATCATTATCTGTAGAGTTGGTTGGAATGGATCTAGAGGTATTTGGATGAACTAGTTGACTAGATAAATATGCTAGGTTTTGTGGTCAAGAACTCATGATATGTGAACATTGTGTTGGAAAAACTCATTTTAATGCTATCACACTTAGTTGTATTATACGATGTTTGTATCTTTGTCCCAACACCAAATGTTTGTTTTGTTGAAGCAATCatatgtcttcttttttttattttccttgtggAAAAATTGGAACACTTATGTACTCAATAAAATGGTAAGCTTTGTATTTCGTAGAGTATCACaataatcaatttaatatttttttgttaggCTAACATGATCAAGAAGATTGGAACAACCGTAGTTAGcacaaataaaaagaagtgGATATGTTTGAAAAAACTAcaagatatttattttctttcaaaaggaGGAAAATTTCGTGTTCATAGTTCCTTTTTTTATGATCTCTGATGCAGCTTCATAGCATTAATGTGCAGCTTCATAACATGTATTTGTTTTGCCATTCTATGGCCAAGTTGTAAGTAATGTAGTTCATCAGACAGAGCATTGTTCACATTGATATTTGCGAGAAGCCTTTTACCTTGTTGCCCCTTCTGACCCTTATTACTGCTCCAGCTCCTCCAGCCTAGTTGTGGGATAAAAAGACCCGAGAACAATCAGTTTAAGGCCCCTATCAGCAGGTTCCCATTTAATAAATTCTTTACCTTTCCTCTTTTTGCTATTCGTGAAGCCTATGTAGAAATATTTCATTGCTCTGTCTGTAGGTAATCCTAATGGAATGGCTTCTTTCTTGTCAGTATGGTAGTTGCTGTTTCTATTTAGCCATTATGTTCCAGATGTAAAGGGAAATGTGAATTCCCATTTCACTACGTTTTTGTTTTTGGACtttatttgaagtttattaTAGTTACTCATACACACAATATCAGTGGAGTTCCTTTTCAAATACATCTACTGTTGTTGCATTATGCTTTCTCTTTTTCAGGTTTTACTGGAATGACTTCTTTCTTGTCATTATGGTAGTTGTTGTTTCAGTTAGCCATATGTTCCAGATGTAAAAGGGAAATGCAAATTTCCATTCCACTACGTTGTTAGATTGCTGACTCTGTATATTCTTTAAAGCCAATTCCTTAATATGTTTACTTTTAGAAAAATTCAATTAGTCATTTTTGATATCCCAATTTGTTCTAGCTATTGCAGATCtaatttctattattatatagttacaaatttttttatgtgcaTTTCTTGTGCAGAATTTATAAGGAAATTGAGGTCAAGTATCGACTTCAACATGCTCGACTTTTGGATTGATGATTTCATAAAGATTTATTGCAAATTTACTGgagattttaatttcattttaattaggAGTTAGTTAGCTGGTTTATGTTGAGATTATTACTTGAGATAGAACAGATAATTTGTTTCGACATTGTTTACTTTTACATAAAACATATTATATTGGTATTTTGTTCtttgattatattttagaaaatattttctttatataatatttcttgCTTATCATGAAGGAGATAATTTTGAATGCACAGGTTGTTTATATGTATTTGTGTCTTGAGAAAAACTATATATAGTTTCCTGGGATGTTTAAGAATTTTGGCGGCGACGTTAGAATATTAATATGACATTTAGCAAGTAAAGTGTGAGAAATTTCAATTGTGACATTTTATAAATGTCACAAGtatcttgaaattttatttgcCAACATTTAATCTAAATACCAGAAAGTTTAAGTGACATTTCATAAATGTCGAAAAAACAAATGTCATATCTCATAACGACATTTACTTAAATGTCAAAAGtaaatatcatttatttcatatcaACATTTACATATATGTCCAAAATAAATGTAATATCATACCAACATTTAcctaattattgaaaataaatgtcatatattcTCATACCGACATTTAcctaaatgtcaaaaataaatgtcatatatctCATAATGACATTTAACTAAATGTcgaaaataaatgtcatatatctCATACTGACATTCACCTAAATATCATATTTCTTGATATTCacataaatgtcaaaaaataaatatcgtAATGATTTTACCAACATTTACATATATGTTGCAAAGTAATGCCGCAAATTCTTTTCAATATTTACCTAAATGTCACAAAAAAATGTCACAAATTCTTCCTGACAAATACCTAAATGTTGGAAAAATTCTCTACACCAAAATTTACGACATTTTGTCCACATGTAAAATAAATATCGGTAAACAAAATTTGTGACATTTAAGCATCATAATACGACATTTAGAAAATGTCGTTGTCTCTCCATTTTCTTGTAGTGGTTTATGTGACCATATTTAGTTCAcaaagctatggagaaggtgaaggtgattcaagaAAGATCGAAAATGGCACAAAGTCATCATAAATCCTAcacagatgttaggagaaggccgTTGGAGTTTGAAGTGGATAATTGTGTATACTTGATTGTATTACCCaggaagggtgttatgaggttttgtATGAAGGGAAAAtttagtccccggtatatttACCTTATCACATAGCCAAAAGGATGgacaatgtagcttatgagttagagttgccacaagagttagcagcagttcatccggtgtttcatatatctatgttgaaaaagtgcatgGGCAATCCTGCATTGATTGTACTAACTGAAAATATTGGGATTAAGGATATATTTTCCTATGAGGAGATTTTGGATCATATTTTTGATcgccaagttcgcaagttgagaataAAGGAGGTTGCATCAGTCAAGgttctttggaggaaccaaCTTTTTGAAGAAGCAACTTGGGAAGCTTAGAGgacatgaagaagagatatccacatctcttttaATTCGGAGAGAATGTAGATCAAGGTACCTCTCTCTTCTTAATACTTAACAAACTATCAGTAAGCATGTggttacttgcatatgtttgtTGAGTGTTGAACTTGATGTTATTATCCTTAGCTTAGCGAAAGAAATCTTATATGAGGaggaatgttcccaagggggtgATATTGCAACatctcacaatttgaaatacataggaataagctaagaaaataaaaatattctttttgaaaagaaaaggaaaaatctagaaaatagcCTAAGTTatgaaagtgagttttggtaattttcaaatagccataacttctagctcaggatgagttagaggtagttattcatatggttggaaatctctTATGTCACGACAGGAGAGCACCCCATAGAAGTaacacgacgtacttgacctcttggaggtcttatacaagcccttagacatctttcattgcataattgtatatatg
The window above is part of the Solanum pennellii chromosome 5, SPENNV200 genome. Proteins encoded here:
- the LOC107018498 gene encoding uncharacterized protein LOC107018498, with protein sequence MGHKGFTGSISSYKYFNSQFEDYEESNRSGRTMISISGLFVWTLQVEKKHMVGETIYEDIQTLSIVPLIQTKRMTCYICDGVRHLTESRDVKRKTQNSGIMLKAVP